A stretch of the Metopolophium dirhodum isolate CAU chromosome 8, ASM1992520v1, whole genome shotgun sequence genome encodes the following:
- the LOC132951216 gene encoding E3 SUMO-protein ligase ZBED1-like isoform X1 produces the protein MNRSNKISIELNPFLQSTSQIPSGTSNNGKKKKSKRPYTKIVPDRSNIETVSYQKLVVPKRMHSPYWKYFGFPASDNGSILTQDRIICILCKKQFAYKSNTTNLRVHLQSRHKTELMVLEMGSSKDGSPKKRHGKNELMLLATSEGQVDVNRSSCRIKQQDVYIQGEINEQFVGENVANIQEQPSQMSVIFQEIDNTPNDVISKVVSDAIIDFVIADLHLPDIVEGKGFQRLIATLRSPCEIPGKYKLEQYIIPRIYETTRSAVLNSIANSCSTFALGVEEWKCSSLNVYITISVFFQQLDKEGLCIKQLATILCNPNRTANEWCGILGSLFVNWSINIEQVKTVIKAFTNENLDAALRTQGFVLIPCLIYELQNLCTKSCFETEEVLNVLTKCRTVSAKLHHHNALTSVTVQDNVVQVYNSFLSREYPQIWTTTYHYLERFVQRKETITTLCNTLDIGFFPHELLTDKDWSVIEDVVTTLEPLKVTVTTLSEEKIPLISLLKPLINQLTSYHLKVKPSDSNLAASLKNTFSNELHWKYNNIDVQTFLHIATLLDPRFKDFPMTEGEEHLPTIKQELVKMVEIEGSVTYDNKPSVTEVDTNVPKKPRISGIGFLLGSVANVKSSPIVNKHNMSLEDRLNLEIAQYESEPTPCLEECPLMWWSRMSSKCQNLIRLARKHFVYALSGSSSKLPLELQTLFYIKRSQINQELVDKMMFINANTVENN, from the exons ATGAATCGgagtaataaaatatcaattgaaTTAAATCCATTTTTGCAATCGACATCACAAATTCCGTCCGGGACATCAAACA atggcaaaaaaaaaaaaagcaaacgTCCTTATACTAAAATAGTACCGGACCGTTCTAACATTGAAACTGTCAGTTATCAAAAATTAGTTGTACCAAAGCGTATGCATAGTCCTTACtggaaatattttggttttccTGCCTCAGACAATGGCAGTATACTTACCCAAGATCGAATTATATGCATACTTTGTAAAAAGCAGTTTGCTTACAAAAGTAACACTACCAACTTGAGAGTACACTTGCAAAGCAGGCATAAGACTGAATTAATGGTACTGGAAATGGGGTCATCTAAAGATGGAAGTCCGAAAAAAAGACATGGCAAAAATGAACTAATGTTATTAGCTACATCTGAAGGCCAAGTGGATGTTAATAGGTCAAGTTGTAGGATAAAACAACAGGATGTGTATATACAAGGAGAAATTAATGAACAGTTTGTTGGAGAAAACGTTGCTAATATCCAAGAACAACCCTCTCAGATGTCAGTTATTTTTCAAGAGATTGACAATACA ccAAATGATGTGATCAGTAAAGTTGTATCGGATGcaattattgattttgttataGCTGATCTTCATTTACCAGATATTGTAGAAGGCAAAGGCTTTCAACGCCTTATTGCTACGTTAAGGTCCCCATGTGAAATTCcaggaaaatataaattagaacaGTACATAATTCCAAGAATTTATGAAACAACTAGATCTGCTGTGCTCAATAGCATTGCAAACAGTTGCAGCACTTTTGCTTTAGGTGTAGAAGAATGGAAATGTTCTagcttaaatgtttatattacaataagtgTATTTTTCCaacag ttgGATAAAGAAGGTTTGTGTATTAAACAACTAGCCACAATTTTATGTAATCCTAACAGAACTGCTAATGAATGGTGTGGAATTTTGGGTTCGTTGTTTGTAAATTGGAGTATTAATATTGAACAAGTAAAAACTGTCATCAAAGCatttacaaatgaaaatttaGATGCAGCATTACGAACTCAAGGTTTTGTTCTGATACCTTGCCTAATTTATGAATTACaa aatttatgtACAAAAAGTTGTTTTGAAACTGAagaagtattaaatgttttaacaaaatgtagAACAGTTTCTGCTAAACTACATCACCATAATGCTTTAACATCTGTCACAGTTCAGGATAATGTTGTTCAAGTATATAATTCATTTCTCAGTCGAGAGTACCCACAAATTTGGACAACGACTTATCACTATTTAGAACGTTTTGTTCAACGAAAAGAAACCATAACAACTTTATGTAACACATTGGATATTGGGTTTTTTCCCCATGAATTGTTAACTGATAAAGATTGGTCAGTTATTGAAGATGTTGTTACAACACTTGAGCCCTTAAAAGTCACTGTTACTACTCTTAGTGAAGAAAAGATACCATTGATATCATTATTGAAACCTTTGATTAATCAACTAACCAGCTATCATTTGAAAGTTAAACCCAGTGATTCAAATCTTGCTGCtagtttaaaaaacacattttctaATGAACTTCACTGGAA gtacaataatattgatgtacaaacatttttacacATAGCAACATTATTAGATCCAAGATTCAAAGATTTTCCTATGACTGAAGGTGAAGAACATCTTCCAACAATTAAACAGGAACTTGTTAAAATGGTTGAAATAGAAGGTTCTGTGACTTATGATAATAAACCGAGTGTGACAGAAGTTGACACAAATGTACCTAAAAAACCTAGAATATCAG GTATTGGATTTTTACTTGGAAGTGTTGCTAATGTAAAAAGTTCTCCTAttgttaataaacataatatgtcacTTGAAGATCGACTTAATTTAGAAATTGCTCAGTATGAATCTGAACCAACTCCTTGTCTCGAAGAGTGTCCACTTATGTGGTGGTCAAGAATGTCATCAAAATGTCAAAATCTTATAAGGCTGGCGAGAAAACACTTTGTGTATGCTCTTAGTGGATCATCTAGTAAATTACCACTTGAGTTACaaacactattttatataaaaagatCACAAATAAATCAAGAACTAGTAGATAAAATGATGTTTATTAATGCAAATACAGTAGAAAATAAttga
- the LOC132951220 gene encoding large ribosomal subunit protein mL38, with protein sequence MSFSVTCLLKKQNRLLTAISVRHRSQRRNLGKPPGIAKTLEERMEEINFKDPKVHFKVDIGLPTPQRDKKMETAKRIELIKKIKCNAELEKLSRNNELPVSLDEISNDWSKTNAPLHIKKVAEYYGIFEHLFGDAYFTPYIQMDISYDYNSKKVPVYRGNIIKPSEALYSPQVNFEATEKTLWTLMLTNPDGHLHKENSEYIHWLVGNIPDGDVNRGETVFNYLQPFPAKGTGYQRMIFVLYKQSSEIDFSSIKSVSEKIDLANRTFSTFDFYCSHEDIMTPAGLAFYQTDWDNSLTKFYHDELSMSEPVYEYDFQPPYIKPQKWFPLKEPFNLYMDKYRDEKQIAKEFLIRKLRKTHPFQKPEPPLKYPNAVPFKKTTPSWLKLEMKKERLRWGRVNDY encoded by the exons atgtcTTTTTCGGTGACATGTTtgctaaaaaaacaaaatcgtttACTTACTGCAATAAGTGTAAGGCACAGAAGTCAACGTAGAAATTTAGGGAAACCTCCTGGTATTGCAAAAACACTCGAAGAGAGAATGGAAG aaattaacttcaAAGATCCAAAAGTTCACTTTAAAGTTGACATTGGATTACCTACACCGCAGAGGGacaaaaaaatggaaacagCAAAGagaattgaattaataaaaaaaattaaatgcaatgCAGAACTTGAAAAACTATCCAGAAATAatgaat TACCAGTATCATTGGATGAAATATCTAATGATTGGTCAAAAACAAATGCTCCGTTACATATAAAAAAGGTAGcagaatattatggtatttttgaacatttatttggAGATGCCTATTTTACGCCTTACATTCAAATGGATATTAGTTATGATTACAACTCAAAAAAAGTACCTGTTTATCGCGGAAATATTATCAAACCAAGTGag GCGCTGTATAGTCCGCAAGTTAATTTTGAAGCTACTGAAAAGACACTATGGACATTAATGCTTACAAATCCAGATGGACATTTACATAAAGAAAATTCTGAATACATCCATTGGCTAGT ggGAAATATACCAGATGGAGATGTTAATAGAGGTGAAAcagtgtttaattatttacaaccgTTTCCGGCAAAAGGTACAGGATACCAGAGAATGATTTTTGTTCTTTACAAACAATCCTCAGAAATAGATTTTTCTTCAATTAAATCAGTTAGTGAAAA aatagatTTGGCCAATAGAACATTTAGCACTTTTGATTTTTACTGTTCTCATGAAGATATTATGACACCAGCCGGATTAGCATTTTATCAAACTGATTGGGACAATTCATTGACAAAGTTTTATCATGATGAACTATCAATGTCAGAACCAGTTTATGAATATGATTTTCAACCTCCATATATTAAACCACAAAAATGGTTCCCTCTCAAAGAACCATTCAATTt atatatgGATAAGTATCGCGATGAAAAACAAATAGctaaagaatttttaataagaaaactAAGAAAAACACATCCGTTCCAAAAACCTGAACCTCCTCTAAAATATCCAAATGCAGTGCCATTCAAGAAAACTACTCCGTCTTGGTTAAAACTTGAGATGAAAAAAGAACGTTTAAGATGGGGACGTGTGAATGAttactaa
- the LOC132951217 gene encoding WW domain-containing adapter protein with coiled-coil, which produces MVMHARKLQRISDGYYDKNPSHQYQNSKYLVSKNSSSDQKYGSVRGNGTSYPSPSRGSPSRDRSYSSKSSYHSQKSHRDKERDSRDYKSRNSDKYSDYSRSPKDRRSRDEYRTNHDRISPEKMVVHSVKWSNSRDSRDSRESGQRKVVHSSCQSSSSSSNNRESRSGGSSTVTKVGDWSEHTSSSGKKYYYNCKTEVSQWDQPREWLEAYPASQPSRTQYHHDKHSNNSMMRSSSMSNHVNKVSQQSSQQQVNSTSRPTHHQKDAYWNQMRSNNLPINVSQSHHVSECNVDRLEQDGPTIINSCDSSQTQDMELCSGDSTPTSEKSFQLSNVPAQRHSSSTPQSQVKGAEVNSEPCERTNVDVGSTTPPLSNITQNLVDSSTTNNVTERSPPTPASTETNNTQEVKGSPVTSHAEQVVQVNNVMSYRQLGTTTSPVMSNFVRDDLTSHVKSWPADILAKQAQKLNEEAHILGSVHCSRVSAELKYARSIVRLTEVQASLLEHKVLFLQQQIKTLEKLKSENSFMGEGDEGRTT; this is translated from the exons aattccaaatatttagtttcaAAAAATTCTAGCAGTGATCAAAAGTATGGCAGTGTTAGGGGAAATGGTACCTCGTATCCAAGTCCTAGCCGAGGAAGTCCATCGCGAGATCGATCATACTCTAGCAAAAGTTCATATCATTCTCAAAAAAGTCACAGAGATAAGGAGAGAGATTCTCGAGACTATAAATCTAGGAATAGTGATAAATATTCTG attatAGTAGGTCACCAAAAGATAGACGAAGTAGAGATGAATATAGAACAAACCATGATCGGATTAGTCCggaa aaaatggtTGTTCATTCTGTGAAGTGGTCAAATTCTAGGGATTCTAGAGATTCTAGAGAATCTGGTCAACGAAAAGTTGTTCATAGCTCTTGtcag AGTAGCAGCAGTAGTAGTAATAACCGCGAATCCAGGTCTGGCGGAAGTTCGACTGTCACTAAAGTTGGTGATTGGTCTGAACACACAAGTTCTTCAGgcaaaaaatactattataattgtaaaaccgAAGTATCCCAATGGGATCAGCCAAGAGAATGGTTAGAAGCTTATCCAGCGTCTCAACCTTCTCGAACACAATACCACCAtg ACAAACATTCCAATAACTCTATGATGAGATCATCATCAATGAGCAATCATGTGAACAAAGTTTCACAACAGTCCTCTCAACAACAAGTTAATTCTACAAGTAGACCAACTCACCATCAAAAAGATGCTTATTGGAACCAAATGCGAAGTAATAATCTTCCAATAAATGTCTCGCAATCTCATCATGTGTCTGAGTGTAATGTAGATAGACTTGAACAAGATGGGCCAACAATAATCAATTCct GCGATTCTTCGCAAACCCAAGATATGGAATTGTGTAGTGGTGACAGCACTCCAACTTCGGAAAAGTCCTTCCAACTATCAAATGTACCTGCACAAAGGCACAGTTCTTCTACTCCTCAATCACAA gTAAAGGGAGCTGAAGTTAACAGTGAACCGTGTGAAAGAACAAATGTTGATGTTGGATCAACAACACCACCATTATCAAATATAACTCAGAATTTAGTTGATTCGTCAACAACCAATAATGTTACTGAACGAAGTCCACCCACTCCTGCGAGCACAGAAACTAATAATACCCAAGAAGTTaaag GAAGTCCTGTAACAAGCCATGCTGAACAAGTTGTCCAAGTCAACAATGTAATGAGTTACAGGCAGCTTGGAACAACAACGTCTCCCGTCATGTCAAATTTTGTACGTGATGATTTAACATCACATGTTAAATCATGGCCAGCTGATATTTTAGCAAAACAG gcacaaaaattaaatgaagaaGCCCATATATTAGGAAGTGTACACTGTTCACGAGTATCTGCAGAACTAAAATATGCAAGATCTATTGTTCGTTTGACTGAAGTGCAAGCATCCTTACTAGAACACaa GGTGTTATTTTTACAGCAACAAATTAAaactttagaaaaattaaaatctgaaaATTCATTTATGGGTGAAGGAGATGAAGGAAGGACAACTTAA
- the LOC132951216 gene encoding E3 SUMO-protein ligase ZBED1-like isoform X2 gives MHSPYWKYFGFPASDNGSILTQDRIICILCKKQFAYKSNTTNLRVHLQSRHKTELMVLEMGSSKDGSPKKRHGKNELMLLATSEGQVDVNRSSCRIKQQDVYIQGEINEQFVGENVANIQEQPSQMSVIFQEIDNTPNDVISKVVSDAIIDFVIADLHLPDIVEGKGFQRLIATLRSPCEIPGKYKLEQYIIPRIYETTRSAVLNSIANSCSTFALGVEEWKCSSLNVYITISVFFQQLDKEGLCIKQLATILCNPNRTANEWCGILGSLFVNWSINIEQVKTVIKAFTNENLDAALRTQGFVLIPCLIYELQNLCTKSCFETEEVLNVLTKCRTVSAKLHHHNALTSVTVQDNVVQVYNSFLSREYPQIWTTTYHYLERFVQRKETITTLCNTLDIGFFPHELLTDKDWSVIEDVVTTLEPLKVTVTTLSEEKIPLISLLKPLINQLTSYHLKVKPSDSNLAASLKNTFSNELHWKYNNIDVQTFLHIATLLDPRFKDFPMTEGEEHLPTIKQELVKMVEIEGSVTYDNKPSVTEVDTNVPKKPRISGIGFLLGSVANVKSSPIVNKHNMSLEDRLNLEIAQYESEPTPCLEECPLMWWSRMSSKCQNLIRLARKHFVYALSGSSSKLPLELQTLFYIKRSQINQELVDKMMFINANTVENN, from the exons ATGCATAGTCCTTACtggaaatattttggttttccTGCCTCAGACAATGGCAGTATACTTACCCAAGATCGAATTATATGCATACTTTGTAAAAAGCAGTTTGCTTACAAAAGTAACACTACCAACTTGAGAGTACACTTGCAAAGCAGGCATAAGACTGAATTAATGGTACTGGAAATGGGGTCATCTAAAGATGGAAGTCCGAAAAAAAGACATGGCAAAAATGAACTAATGTTATTAGCTACATCTGAAGGCCAAGTGGATGTTAATAGGTCAAGTTGTAGGATAAAACAACAGGATGTGTATATACAAGGAGAAATTAATGAACAGTTTGTTGGAGAAAACGTTGCTAATATCCAAGAACAACCCTCTCAGATGTCAGTTATTTTTCAAGAGATTGACAATACA ccAAATGATGTGATCAGTAAAGTTGTATCGGATGcaattattgattttgttataGCTGATCTTCATTTACCAGATATTGTAGAAGGCAAAGGCTTTCAACGCCTTATTGCTACGTTAAGGTCCCCATGTGAAATTCcaggaaaatataaattagaacaGTACATAATTCCAAGAATTTATGAAACAACTAGATCTGCTGTGCTCAATAGCATTGCAAACAGTTGCAGCACTTTTGCTTTAGGTGTAGAAGAATGGAAATGTTCTagcttaaatgtttatattacaataagtgTATTTTTCCaacag ttgGATAAAGAAGGTTTGTGTATTAAACAACTAGCCACAATTTTATGTAATCCTAACAGAACTGCTAATGAATGGTGTGGAATTTTGGGTTCGTTGTTTGTAAATTGGAGTATTAATATTGAACAAGTAAAAACTGTCATCAAAGCatttacaaatgaaaatttaGATGCAGCATTACGAACTCAAGGTTTTGTTCTGATACCTTGCCTAATTTATGAATTACaa aatttatgtACAAAAAGTTGTTTTGAAACTGAagaagtattaaatgttttaacaaaatgtagAACAGTTTCTGCTAAACTACATCACCATAATGCTTTAACATCTGTCACAGTTCAGGATAATGTTGTTCAAGTATATAATTCATTTCTCAGTCGAGAGTACCCACAAATTTGGACAACGACTTATCACTATTTAGAACGTTTTGTTCAACGAAAAGAAACCATAACAACTTTATGTAACACATTGGATATTGGGTTTTTTCCCCATGAATTGTTAACTGATAAAGATTGGTCAGTTATTGAAGATGTTGTTACAACACTTGAGCCCTTAAAAGTCACTGTTACTACTCTTAGTGAAGAAAAGATACCATTGATATCATTATTGAAACCTTTGATTAATCAACTAACCAGCTATCATTTGAAAGTTAAACCCAGTGATTCAAATCTTGCTGCtagtttaaaaaacacattttctaATGAACTTCACTGGAA gtacaataatattgatgtacaaacatttttacacATAGCAACATTATTAGATCCAAGATTCAAAGATTTTCCTATGACTGAAGGTGAAGAACATCTTCCAACAATTAAACAGGAACTTGTTAAAATGGTTGAAATAGAAGGTTCTGTGACTTATGATAATAAACCGAGTGTGACAGAAGTTGACACAAATGTACCTAAAAAACCTAGAATATCAG GTATTGGATTTTTACTTGGAAGTGTTGCTAATGTAAAAAGTTCTCCTAttgttaataaacataatatgtcacTTGAAGATCGACTTAATTTAGAAATTGCTCAGTATGAATCTGAACCAACTCCTTGTCTCGAAGAGTGTCCACTTATGTGGTGGTCAAGAATGTCATCAAAATGTCAAAATCTTATAAGGCTGGCGAGAAAACACTTTGTGTATGCTCTTAGTGGATCATCTAGTAAATTACCACTTGAGTTACaaacactattttatataaaaagatCACAAATAAATCAAGAACTAGTAGATAAAATGATGTTTATTAATGCAAATACAGTAGAAAATAAttga